A genome region from Tolypothrix sp. PCC 7712 includes the following:
- a CDS encoding class I SAM-dependent methyltransferase yields the protein MNQINLWTSADHALRYLSQADAIPHRTEGEAVLLEQVPKTVKRILDLGTGDGRLLALLKIDRPQAQSVAVDFSATMLEAVKNRFAGDTTVQVISHNLDYPLPELGYFDAIVSSFAIHHVTHDRKRSLYTEIFQILEPGGIFCNLEHVASPTQALHEHFLHSIGFTVETEDPSNKLLDVETQLNWLRNLGFTDVDCYWKWLELALLIGKKPQSI from the coding sequence ATGAATCAAATTAACCTCTGGACTTCTGCTGACCATGCTTTGAGATATCTATCTCAAGCAGATGCAATACCCCATCGTACTGAGGGTGAAGCAGTTTTGTTAGAACAAGTTCCTAAGACTGTGAAGCGTATTCTTGATTTAGGGACTGGAGATGGTCGCTTATTAGCATTACTGAAAATCGACCGTCCCCAGGCGCAGAGTGTTGCGGTTGATTTTTCTGCAACGATGTTAGAAGCGGTCAAAAATCGGTTTGCTGGGGATACAACAGTACAGGTAATATCCCATAACTTAGATTATCCCTTGCCAGAATTAGGTTATTTTGATGCCATAGTTTCCAGCTTTGCCATTCACCATGTAACTCACGATCGCAAACGTTCTCTATATACAGAAATTTTTCAGATATTGGAACCTGGCGGGATTTTCTGCAATTTAGAACATGTTGCCTCACCCACGCAAGCATTGCACGAACATTTTTTACACTCCATCGGTTTCACTGTAGAAACTGAAGACCCATCAAATAAACTTTTAGACGTAGAAACTCAACTAAATTGGCTGCGAAATCTCGGATTTACAGATGTAGATTGCTACTGGAAATGGCTAGAACTCGCCCTATTGATTGGCAAAAAACCGCAATCAATTTAA
- a CDS encoding Uma2 family endonuclease, producing the protein MVVTTAKWTIDEYHRMIAAGILDDRRVELLKGEIIEMSPEGEPHAYFSTEAGEYLSRILGERATIRPAKPITLLNNSEPEPDIAIVQRLGREYVNHHPYPENIFWLIEYSDSTLEKDLEIKSKVYAEAEIPEYWVVNLRKRQLIVFRDPQDGEYASKSTLTGGTIYPIAFPDIAVAVDCIVST; encoded by the coding sequence ATGGTTGTCACAACAGCGAAGTGGACAATAGATGAGTACCATCGCATGATTGCAGCTGGTATCTTAGATGATCGGCGTGTGGAACTATTAAAGGGAGAGATTATAGAGATGTCACCGGAAGGCGAACCCCATGCTTATTTCAGTACCGAAGCTGGGGAATATCTCTCTCGGATATTGGGGGAACGCGCTACAATTCGTCCAGCTAAACCAATTACGCTTTTGAATAACTCTGAACCTGAACCAGATATTGCGATCGTGCAACGTTTAGGACGAGAATATGTCAATCATCATCCTTACCCAGAAAATATTTTTTGGCTAATTGAATACTCCGATTCCACTTTAGAAAAAGATTTGGAAATTAAAAGCAAAGTCTACGCCGAAGCTGAAATTCCTGAATACTGGGTAGTTAACCTCAGAAAAAGACAGCTAATAGTCTTTCGAGATCCTCAAGATGGAGAGTACGCTTCCAAGTCCACATTAACAGGCGGGACGATTTATCCAATAGCATTTCCAGATATAGCTGTTGCAGTAGATTGTATTGTTAGCACTTAA
- a CDS encoding RluA family pseudouridine synthase, whose translation MVFLHPLTDFIDSHYAADNASAEYYYEGYCPQSGNLLRLPRTPLIEAIAHGLMQQLASDERYSLEGKMYGVLLVELPTGEQRVIKAFSGLLHSCSVVEGWVPPIPGREEVAVDEARTLAQLEAIKQELMTLQQIPQRQQYESLSREFAQQLQAMNDRHRDRKHQRQEKRQLICETLTGAALAIALEELDEESRQQGIERKLLKRQQNEVLQPLKQRITAADTRIQELKQQRQQLSRQLQAQMHAAYTLINFYGKSRSLQQLMPTGLPTGTGDCCAPKLLQYAAMHRLKPLAMAEFWWGCASTDGEKIPGKFYPACTERCQPLMGFLLSGFPEIGEKLAIIYEDEWLIALNKPAGLLSVPGRYLDTQDSVLSRLRNILPDGMSLNAVHRLDRDTSGILLLARDQKTYRQLSIQFQQQQIHKIYEALLSEIVNIDAGVIELPLWGNPNHRPYQQVNWEYGKPSITHFQVIAREGKYTRIEFKPLTGRTHQLRVHAADIQGLGKPILGDPLYGLSTDFSRLYLHAREIYFQHPQLKETLHLKTEMPF comes from the coding sequence ATGGTATTCTTACATCCGCTTACAGATTTTATTGACTCTCATTATGCAGCCGATAACGCATCAGCCGAATATTACTATGAAGGATATTGTCCGCAAAGTGGAAATTTGCTGAGACTACCTCGCACCCCTTTAATAGAAGCGATCGCTCACGGTTTAATGCAACAATTAGCCAGCGATGAGCGCTATTCTCTAGAAGGAAAAATGTATGGTGTGTTGCTGGTTGAACTCCCAACTGGCGAACAGCGAGTAATTAAGGCTTTCTCTGGATTGCTGCATAGTTGCAGTGTAGTTGAGGGTTGGGTTCCGCCAATTCCAGGGAGAGAAGAAGTAGCTGTAGATGAAGCTAGAACCTTGGCGCAATTGGAAGCTATTAAACAAGAACTGATGACTTTACAGCAAATTCCCCAAAGACAGCAATATGAAAGCTTATCTCGCGAGTTTGCACAACAGTTACAAGCTATGAACGATCGCCACCGCGATCGCAAACATCAACGCCAAGAAAAACGCCAGCTAATCTGCGAAACGCTGACAGGCGCAGCACTCGCTATCGCTTTAGAAGAACTGGACGAAGAAAGCCGTCAGCAGGGAATTGAGCGAAAATTACTCAAACGCCAGCAAAATGAAGTTTTACAGCCGCTAAAGCAGAGAATTACAGCCGCAGATACGCGAATACAGGAATTAAAACAACAGCGTCAGCAACTTTCCCGTCAATTGCAAGCACAGATGCACGCAGCTTACACCTTAATCAATTTTTATGGAAAATCGCGATCGCTACAACAATTAATGCCCACAGGATTACCCACAGGTACAGGTGACTGTTGCGCGCCTAAGTTATTGCAATATGCAGCCATGCATCGTCTTAAACCCTTAGCAATGGCAGAATTTTGGTGGGGTTGTGCGTCAACTGATGGCGAAAAAATTCCCGGAAAATTTTACCCAGCTTGTACAGAACGCTGTCAACCTTTGATGGGGTTTTTGCTGTCAGGATTTCCAGAAATAGGGGAAAAGCTAGCGATTATTTACGAAGATGAATGGTTAATTGCTCTTAACAAACCCGCCGGATTATTATCAGTTCCCGGACGTTATCTTGATACCCAAGACAGCGTTCTTAGTCGATTGCGAAATATATTACCTGATGGAATGTCACTCAACGCCGTACATCGACTGGATCGAGACACTTCTGGTATTTTATTGCTAGCACGCGATCAAAAAACTTATCGCCAACTCAGCATCCAATTTCAGCAACAGCAAATTCACAAGATTTATGAAGCCTTACTTTCTGAAATTGTGAATATTGACGCAGGTGTAATTGAATTACCACTGTGGGGAAATCCCAATCATCGTCCTTATCAACAAGTTAATTGGGAATATGGTAAACCCAGCATTACCCATTTTCAAGTAATAGCTAGAGAGGGAAAATATACTCGCATTGAATTTAAACCGCTAACAGGACGCACTCATCAATTAAGAGTTCATGCTGCTGATATTCAAGGACTTGGTAAGCCAATTTTAGGAGATCCGCTTTATGGGTTGAGTACAGATTTTAGTCGTTTATATCTCCATGCGCGAGAAATTTACTTTCAACATCCGCAGTTAAAAGAAACTCTGCATTTAAAGACGGAAATGCCGTTTTAA
- a CDS encoding NTP transferase domain-containing protein — protein MTQKIETEKSRIAIMILAAGASTRMGTPKQLLLYQGRSLVQYITEIAIASVCEPVVVVLGANAEQIRPQIHELPVTIVENLDWAMGMGSSIKAGMDFLHSLNQKITGVVIVLCDQPFLSPEIINQLVDAYHATQKQIIACEYAETLGVPALFSHNFFAELANLPGNSGAKKVIQNNLNQVFSIPFNLGNIDIDTPSDYEKLSNRDRGLGTGDEVDEEAGGE, from the coding sequence ATGACTCAGAAAATAGAAACGGAAAAATCAAGGATAGCAATTATGATTTTGGCTGCGGGTGCATCTACCCGGATGGGAACACCAAAACAGCTTTTATTGTATCAAGGACGTAGCTTGGTGCAATACATTACAGAAATTGCGATCGCTTCAGTTTGTGAACCTGTAGTTGTAGTGCTTGGGGCTAATGCAGAACAAATTCGTCCTCAAATTCATGAACTCCCCGTTACTATTGTTGAGAATTTAGATTGGGCTATGGGTATGGGTAGTTCTATTAAAGCTGGGATGGATTTCTTGCATAGTCTGAATCAAAAAATTACAGGCGTAGTGATTGTACTTTGCGATCAACCATTTCTCTCTCCAGAAATTATTAATCAACTGGTTGATGCATACCATGCAACACAAAAACAAATCATTGCTTGCGAATATGCAGAAACATTAGGCGTACCTGCTTTATTTAGTCACAATTTTTTTGCAGAACTCGCCAATTTACCAGGTAATTCCGGTGCAAAAAAAGTGATTCAGAATAATCTTAATCAAGTATTCTCTATTCCTTTTAACTTAGGCAATATCGATATTGATACACCCAGCGATTATGAAAAATTAAGTAATAGGGATAGGGGACTGGGGACTGGGGATGAGGTAGATGAGGAGGCAGGGGGAGAATAA
- a CDS encoding tetratricopeptide repeat protein, protein MDNNAQTFNQPEVIPPLQVEMPLQSKAVSLYVQQAYNHFSQGDVEGAIADFNIALCIHPNSAELYTARGNFRKQKLGDRLGAIEDYTQAIFINPDKAFFYFCRSQTYQELGNQEKAIEDYNIGLTLAPEGTMCCVI, encoded by the coding sequence ATGGATAACAACGCTCAAACATTTAATCAACCAGAGGTAATTCCACCATTGCAGGTAGAAATGCCTTTACAATCAAAAGCCGTCAGCTTATATGTTCAGCAAGCCTACAATCATTTTTCCCAGGGAGATGTAGAAGGAGCGATCGCGGATTTTAATATAGCTCTTTGTATTCATCCCAACAGCGCCGAATTATATACAGCCAGAGGTAATTTTCGCAAACAGAAATTAGGCGATCGCCTCGGTGCAATTGAAGATTACACACAAGCTATATTTATTAATCCAGATAAAGCTTTCTTTTATTTTTGCCGCAGTCAAACCTATCAAGAATTAGGTAATCAAGAAAAAGCAATTGAAGATTATAATATAGGGTTAACACTGGCTCCAGAAGGGACGATGTGTTGTGTAATTTAG
- a CDS encoding non-ribosomal peptide synthetase — translation MKTVDELLSELWSLNVKLWTEDNSLRYSNKETLSPNLLAQLRSQEAEILAVLNPSFSYLVRSSEGYTSYSALSHGQQALWFLYQMAPESVAYNIFQTVRIKSDLDIEAWQRAWQKISDHYAILRTTYTIRNGQPVQQIHEQKKVDLEVIDALGWSQEDLNTHIYQQTDCPFQLQSGPVLRVRLFTNTSQGNVQLIVMHQIAGDMWSLDLLLQEFQVFYAAEINTKATFSHSIPALSYQYTDYVSRYSQKLETSQEKLWEYWQKQLEGELPILDLPTDKPRPPVQSYQGNTAIFKLDIELIAQLQHLQKSQKVPLYIIMQAAFFVLLYRYTGQEEILLGTTMTGRSASREFHQIIGYLSNIAVLRGYLAPQLTFRELLSQLNQIFLGALRHQDVPFSLLVEKLKIKRDRSRFPVVSACFSWHKHRLKSMPELEMEILPELGSQRGSVFDINCKLTQVNHEYYLVWEYSSDLFDAKAIAKMQSHYQTLLEGIVSNPDQTVGKLPLLTTAERHQLLVEWNNTSTEYPQKSIHQLFTEQVELTPDAVALVFAEQKLTYQELNQKANQLAHYLQSLGVGKEVLVGICVERSLEMIIGLLGILKAGGVYVPLDSTSPQEHIEYIFAETQISILLTQTHLRESLPVNARHTICLDGDWNFIAEHSQENPSVPVTSANLAYLMYTFTDEEPKGVSIIHRGVVRLLKNNNYANFSREDVFVQLAPISFDAATLEIWGSLLNGAALIILPPDKSELSDLAQAIREHQVTILWLSSGLFDSMVNEQIADLKQIKQILTGGDILSVYHVKKLLQEAPKLKLINAYGPTENTTFTCCYHIPEISHIDQAIPIGRPIANTQVYILDKELQPLPVGIPGELYIGGDGLAQGYFQQPDLTAKAFIANPFQPETCLYKTGDLARYLSDGNIEFMGKINKQVKIRGLRIELEEIETALSQHPKVQQAVVTINNNESGNPYLVAYIVPEPHPKKATTSNLKSTALRSFLQQQLPEYMVPTTYVILKQIPLTSEGKVNRQALPEPHLYLVELENKFVPPRTPTEAVIADIIATVLNLEEIGINDNFFALGGNSLLAIQVIYRLRQAYQLDLPLRCLFAAPTVAELENFITNYRQTELGEIVPTIDLTSQHQTEFPLSFAQARLWLLDQMIGKSATYNISFATRIVGNLDINALERSLCEIVQRHASLRTNFQVVKGLSVQVINPTATLTLPVVNLQSSPEPENEIYRLAKIEAHIPFNLASDSLIRVKLLQLSPDEYVLLLTTHTIVCDRWSIRILQQELSILYSAFSAGQPSPLPDLPFQYVDYTLWQWKSLSTKVLQQQINYWNRQLSGVKPVLELPTDRPRKPLQKIKGSSLKIEIDHQLSRQLKILSQQSGVTLSTTLLTVLSVLLFRYSEQKDILIGAPIANRHQDTESIIGFFGNLLVLRIHIRENPTFSELLTHVQQVTLAAYAHQDVPFEQIIKILQPESSFNQNPLVQVLYKLESSPFSWEIPGLTVTPLEIEKMTAKLDLSLLMTETASGIKGIWEYNNDLFDCETIIRMSEHFQTLLAAIVNNPHQAIRQVPLLLVSNS, via the coding sequence ATGAAGACAGTTGATGAGTTGTTGTCAGAGCTGTGGAGTCTGAACGTAAAGCTGTGGACTGAGGATAATAGCCTACGCTATAGCAATAAGGAGACTCTTAGCCCTAATCTGTTAGCGCAACTGCGATCGCAAGAAGCAGAAATCCTAGCAGTCCTCAACCCATCTTTTAGTTATCTTGTGCGTTCGTCAGAAGGCTATACGTCATATAGTGCTTTATCTCACGGTCAGCAAGCTTTATGGTTCCTTTATCAAATGGCACCAGAAAGCGTTGCTTACAATATATTTCAAACGGTGCGGATTAAGTCTGATTTAGATATAGAAGCATGGCAAAGAGCATGGCAAAAAATTAGCGATCACTATGCTATTCTCCGCACTACCTATACTATTCGCAACGGTCAACCAGTCCAACAGATCCATGAGCAGAAAAAGGTTGATCTAGAAGTAATAGATGCTTTAGGTTGGAGTCAAGAAGATTTAAACACCCACATTTATCAACAAACAGATTGTCCTTTTCAGTTGCAATCTGGCCCGGTGTTGCGGGTAAGGCTATTTACCAATACATCACAGGGAAATGTGCAATTAATTGTTATGCACCAGATTGCAGGTGATATGTGGTCTTTAGATTTGTTGTTACAAGAATTTCAAGTTTTTTACGCTGCGGAAATTAACACTAAAGCCACATTTTCTCATAGTATTCCTGCTCTTAGCTACCAATATACAGACTATGTCAGTCGCTATTCCCAGAAGTTAGAAACTAGCCAAGAAAAACTTTGGGAATATTGGCAAAAACAACTAGAAGGAGAATTGCCGATTTTAGATTTACCTACTGATAAGCCTCGTCCGCCAGTGCAGAGTTATCAGGGAAATACGGCTATCTTCAAGTTAGATATAGAATTGATTGCACAACTGCAGCATCTGCAAAAATCTCAAAAAGTTCCACTTTATATAATTATGCAAGCAGCATTTTTTGTGCTGCTTTACCGTTATACAGGTCAAGAAGAAATTCTGCTAGGAACTACAATGACGGGTAGATCGGCTAGCAGAGAGTTTCATCAAATTATCGGTTATTTAAGTAACATAGCAGTCTTGCGAGGTTATCTTGCGCCGCAACTCACCTTCAGGGAATTACTCAGTCAATTAAATCAGATATTCTTAGGAGCGCTTAGACATCAAGACGTTCCTTTTTCTTTGTTGGTGGAAAAATTAAAAATTAAACGCGATCGCAGTCGCTTTCCTGTGGTTTCTGCCTGTTTTAGTTGGCATAAACATCGCCTCAAAAGTATGCCAGAGTTAGAAATGGAGATTTTGCCAGAGTTAGGTTCACAACGGGGGAGCGTATTTGACATTAACTGCAAGTTAACCCAAGTAAATCACGAATATTATCTAGTTTGGGAATATAGCAGTGACTTGTTTGATGCCAAAGCCATTGCCAAAATGCAAAGTCATTACCAAACTTTACTCGAGGGAATTGTTAGCAATCCAGACCAAACTGTAGGAAAATTACCTCTGTTAACAACAGCAGAACGCCATCAGCTATTAGTAGAGTGGAACAACACATCCACAGAATATCCCCAAAAGAGCATTCATCAGCTATTCACAGAGCAAGTAGAACTGACACCAGATGCAGTGGCGTTGGTATTTGCAGAACAAAAACTCACCTATCAAGAATTAAATCAAAAAGCTAATCAACTAGCGCACTACTTGCAATCTCTAGGTGTAGGGAAAGAAGTATTGGTAGGAATTTGTGTAGAACGTTCCCTAGAAATGATTATCGGACTGTTAGGGATTCTCAAAGCTGGTGGTGTTTACGTACCTCTAGATTCCACATCTCCCCAAGAGCATATAGAGTATATCTTTGCAGAAACACAAATATCAATATTACTAACCCAAACACACTTACGGGAATCACTGCCTGTTAATGCAAGACATACAATTTGTTTGGATGGAGACTGGAATTTCATTGCTGAACATAGCCAAGAAAACCCCTCGGTACCAGTTACATCGGCAAACTTAGCATATTTGATGTACACCTTCACTGACGAGGAACCTAAAGGTGTCAGTATCATCCATCGTGGCGTAGTACGTTTGCTCAAAAATAATAACTATGCCAACTTCAGCCGAGAAGATGTTTTTGTGCAATTAGCTCCTATCTCTTTTGATGCGGCTACACTAGAAATTTGGGGTAGTTTACTCAATGGAGCAGCTTTAATTATTCTTCCTCCTGACAAATCTGAATTATCAGATTTAGCACAAGCAATTCGAGAGCATCAGGTAACAATTTTGTGGCTATCATCGGGGTTATTTGACTCAATGGTGAATGAGCAAATAGCAGACTTAAAACAGATAAAGCAAATATTAACAGGAGGTGATATTTTATCTGTTTACCATGTTAAAAAATTGCTGCAAGAAGCTCCAAAATTAAAGCTAATTAATGCTTATGGTCCAACAGAAAATACCACGTTTACCTGCTGTTACCACATACCAGAAATATCTCATATTGATCAGGCTATTCCCATTGGTCGCCCTATTGCTAATACACAAGTTTATATACTTGATAAAGAATTACAGCCTTTACCTGTGGGGATACCAGGTGAACTCTACATTGGTGGTGATGGCCTAGCGCAGGGTTACTTCCAGCAACCAGATTTGACTGCAAAGGCTTTTATCGCTAATCCCTTTCAGCCAGAAACATGTTTGTACAAAACAGGCGACCTCGCCCGTTATCTTTCAGATGGCAATATTGAGTTTATGGGAAAAATTAATAAGCAAGTGAAAATTCGTGGTTTACGGATTGAATTAGAAGAAATCGAAACTGCGTTGAGTCAGCATCCTAAGGTACAGCAAGCAGTAGTCACAATTAACAACAACGAATCAGGTAATCCCTATTTAGTTGCTTATATTGTTCCAGAGCCACATCCCAAGAAAGCAACAACCTCTAATTTAAAATCTACAGCACTGCGTAGCTTTTTACAGCAGCAATTACCAGAGTACATGGTGCCAACAACCTATGTGATTCTCAAGCAGATTCCTCTGACCAGCGAGGGTAAAGTCAACCGTCAGGCGTTACCCGAACCACATCTTTATTTAGTGGAATTAGAAAATAAATTTGTCCCACCACGTACGCCTACGGAAGCTGTGATTGCAGATATCATCGCCACAGTTCTGAACTTAGAAGAGATTGGCATTAACGATAACTTCTTTGCTTTAGGTGGAAATTCTTTATTAGCAATTCAGGTAATTTATCGGTTGCGACAAGCTTATCAATTAGACTTACCTCTGCGGTGTTTATTTGCAGCACCCACAGTAGCAGAACTGGAAAATTTTATTACTAATTATCGTCAAACAGAGTTAGGAGAAATAGTACCGACTATAGACCTAACCTCGCAACATCAAACCGAGTTTCCCCTCTCCTTTGCTCAAGCAAGGCTGTGGTTACTCGACCAAATGATTGGCAAAAGTGCTACTTACAATATCTCTTTTGCTACTAGAATTGTCGGTAATTTAGATATTAATGCTTTAGAGCGTAGCCTGTGCGAAATCGTGCAGCGTCACGCCAGCTTGCGAACTAACTTTCAGGTAGTCAAAGGTTTGAGCGTACAGGTAATTAATCCTACAGCCACTCTCACCTTACCTGTTGTCAACTTGCAGAGTTCGCCAGAACCAGAGAACGAAATTTACCGACTAGCCAAGATAGAAGCTCATATACCTTTTAACTTAGCTAGCGATTCCCTGATTCGTGTCAAACTGTTGCAATTGTCTCCTGACGAATATGTATTATTATTGACTACTCATACTATTGTGTGCGATCGCTGGTCAATCAGAATCCTCCAGCAAGAATTGTCTATTTTATATTCAGCTTTCTCTGCAGGTCAGCCTTCTCCCCTACCAGATTTACCCTTTCAATACGTAGACTATACTCTTTGGCAGTGGAAATCTCTAAGCACCAAAGTTTTACAACAACAAATTAACTACTGGAATCGGCAGTTATCTGGTGTAAAACCAGTACTTGAATTACCTACAGATAGACCAAGAAAACCCTTACAAAAAATCAAAGGTAGCAGTCTCAAGATTGAAATAGATCATCAACTGAGCCGACAATTAAAAATCCTCAGTCAGCAATCAGGTGTTACCCTATCTACAACTTTGTTAACAGTTTTGTCTGTCTTATTATTTCGCTACAGCGAGCAAAAAGATATTTTAATTGGTGCTCCTATTGCTAACCGCCACCAAGATACTGAATCTATCATCGGCTTTTTTGGCAACCTCTTAGTATTGCGAATACATATTAGAGAAAATCCTACATTTAGTGAACTTTTAACTCATGTACAGCAAGTAACATTAGCCGCTTATGCTCATCAAGATGTTCCCTTTGAGCAAATTATCAAAATTTTACAACCAGAAAGTTCTTTCAATCAAAATCCCTTAGTACAAGTGCTATACAAGTTAGAATCGAGTCCCTTCAGTTGGGAAATTCCTGGTTTGACTGTAACTCCCCTTGAAATAGAAAAAATGACTGCTAAGTTAGATTTAAGTCTATTAATGACGGAAACAGCCAGTGGAATTAAAGGCATTTGGGAGTACAATAACGACTTATTTGACTGCGAAACCATCATCCGTATGAGCGAACATTTTCAAACTTTGTTAGCTGCAATTGTGAACAATCCTCATCAGGCAATTAGACAGGTTCCGTTGTTATTAGTTAGTAATTCGTAA
- a CDS encoding lysozyme inhibitor LprI family protein has translation MYEKIQELLMLKRIVVGILLFSGVAQAAPVNKVDYQQMYSKCLQSAGVTNNSSVDQCSRQTFQASEQEINQLYSKIYNQIASQQPQDAKQFELSQNFWLSYRDSHCKLAGAYVGSPMYSYCPMQLNISRVAELREFAGE, from the coding sequence GTGTATGAAAAAATTCAGGAGCTGTTGATGCTGAAGCGAATAGTTGTTGGTATTTTACTTTTTTCGGGTGTAGCACAGGCTGCTCCTGTAAATAAAGTTGACTATCAACAGATGTATAGCAAGTGCTTGCAGTCCGCTGGTGTTACGAATAATAGCTCAGTGGATCAGTGTTCGCGCCAAACGTTTCAGGCTTCGGAGCAGGAAATTAATCAACTTTACAGTAAAATTTATAACCAAATTGCTTCTCAGCAGCCCCAAGATGCGAAACAGTTTGAACTTTCTCAAAACTTTTGGTTGAGCTATAGAGATAGTCATTGCAAGCTTGCTGGAGCTTATGTTGGGTCACCAATGTACTCATACTGTCCAATGCAGTTAAATATTTCACGGGTTGCTGAATTAAGAGAGTTTGCTGGAGAGTGA
- a CDS encoding histidine phosphatase family protein, translating to MSLTLYFLRHGQTECSRNNAFCGSLDSELTPEGLAMAKAFAAAYSSTPWRAVFSSPMRRTVLTAAPLCELLDIQPELRDGLKEINYGKWEGKPPEVISQEYHDDYLRWSADPAWYAPTGGEMAITIAHRAIQVIEEIKHLYQSGNVLVVSHKATIRIILCSLLGIDVGRFRYRIGCPVASVSVVEFSSHGPLLRSLADRTHLDEHLRNLPGT from the coding sequence TTGAGCTTAACTCTTTATTTTCTCCGTCACGGACAAACGGAATGCAGCCGAAATAATGCTTTTTGCGGTTCGCTAGACTCTGAATTAACGCCAGAAGGTTTGGCAATGGCTAAGGCTTTTGCTGCTGCATATAGTTCTACCCCTTGGAGAGCAGTTTTTTCTAGTCCGATGCGGCGGACTGTGTTGACAGCAGCGCCTCTTTGTGAATTATTAGATATCCAACCAGAACTGCGGGATGGTTTAAAGGAAATTAATTATGGTAAGTGGGAAGGAAAACCACCAGAAGTCATTAGCCAAGAATATCACGATGATTATCTGCGTTGGTCAGCAGATCCCGCATGGTACGCGCCAACTGGTGGAGAAATGGCAATTACTATAGCTCATCGTGCTATCCAGGTAATTGAAGAAATCAAGCATCTTTATCAAAGCGGTAATGTTTTAGTCGTTTCTCACAAAGCAACTATCAGAATTATCTTGTGCAGCTTATTGGGTATTGATGTCGGACGCTTCCGGTATCGTATTGGTTGCCCGGTTGCTTCGGTGAGTGTTGTAGAATTTAGCTCTCACGGGCCGCTGTTGCGTTCTTTGGCAGATAGGACTCATTTAGATGAGCATTTACGGAATTTACCAGGAACTTAA